The genomic stretch TGTTCATGTCCACCTGATGGTCGAATCCAACATTCACCTGCTTTAAACCACTGAACTGCCACATTCAGCGctgccaaaaaaataaattattattattataaaataaTTTTTGATGTCAAAATCTTCACGTCAACAAagagtccaaaacccaaagacactCAGATTACAGCGACACGTGGTGCTAAAGTTGTAGCTAAATAAATGATTCTATGTCTGCCTTatgcttcctgtttacatccccTGAAGCATTGTGGGAACTGCAGTTCCAAAACTCAGAGCATGATTATCCCCAAATAGAAGTAATCACATCAATTAATAATGATTGATTAAAAGTGAATGTTCCATCAGCGCGGTCCTGGGTTGAATCCTTGTTGGTGGAACCTTGAAACGTTCCGTAATCGTGGATGTGATTGTGTCCGTCGTCACGTTTAGTCCGACGGTCTTCGTCCGCCTGTTCTTCTCtgggtttaaataaagtttcacTGCATCCGTTCACGCTTCATCCTGTTTCCGACTCACAGAAACGGAATCGCGTCTCGGATTAAATGTGATCACGGTGTTACATTCCTGCTCATTTCTGACAGAACGAACGAAACTCGAAGCAGACGGTCGCGCAGCAggaacacgcacgcacacacacacacacacacacacacacacacacactttagagTGTGTGGGGTCGTTGTCGTGGACATCAGGACagatgctgctggctgtagagGGGCTCAGCTGGGAGGCAATAGACGGCtcagagacaggacagagagagagagtgtgtgtgtgtgtgtgtgtgtgtgtgtgtgtgtgtgtgtgtgtgtgtgtgatatgaaGAGAATAAGTGTGTTTGTCTCAAAGTGGATGTCGTTATTGTGTGttgtaagcatgtgtgtgctgataGATGTGTTGTGTGCGACGGCTCTAGtatgtgcgcgtgcgtgcgtgtgtgtgtgtgtgtgtgtgtgtgtgtgtgtgtgtgctcagtccAGGGCCAGTAGTGGTGTGCTGGTGTCTCGGTCTGTTTGTCGGAGAGTTCCTGGTTCCACCGCCGACTGAGACCTGgaacacacaggtgtgtgacGGTGAGCAGAGACGAGGGAATGAATCTCGtctttgaaaaaacaaacacccaactctcctcacctcttcatcatctccttgtctcctcctcctcctccacagttcTCCCGGACGTGCAGCGCATCGTAGGTCAGCGTGTACTCGGTCTCGTCGTTGTAGTCGGGCCCGAGCAGCGTTCGGGCCCAGATGCCCATATCATACGGAGGAAGAGTCCCACCGAACTCTGACGGCAAACACTCGGGCTGGATGAGCTGATGGAGCGAGTTCAGGTTGTTACCGTGGAGGAAgatctgaggagaggagagggaacaagaggaagaaggagaggaaacgagaaaggaggagaggaaagaagaagaagaaggagaggagaggaaacaagaggaagaaggagaggagaggagaggaaacaaggggaagaaggagaggagaggaaacgagagaaagaaagagaggagagaaggagaggtaatgagaggaaacaagaaggaggagaggagaggagagaagaggaaacaaggggaagaaggagagaagaggagaggaaacgagagaaagaaggagaggagaggaaacaagaaaaagaggagaggaaacaagaagaagaaggagaggagatgagtggAATAATGAGggaggaacagaggaagaggatggtgTCAGTCAAAAGAGAAGATAAAACAGACGAGAAGACAGCAActtaaaaaaagaggagaggagaaaaaaaggagagcaaGTAACAGACGaggaagaaaatacagaaagagGAATCAGGATGGAAACTGCgtgtgcgtgggtgtgcgtgtgtgttcacccTTTTCCTGGTCTTGTCCTTGAGGAAAGGCTTGATGATGGTGTACATGGCGTGAATGTACCACGGCTGGTTCACAAAGTGGATCCCTCCGAAGCGAGCGGGAAAACTGTCctgaggagaggaagcaaagaaaggaaacaaggaaaggaGAGTTAGTTGGTCCGGctgctcagagtgtgtgtgtgtgtgtgtgtgtgtgtgtgtgtgtgccctgctCCTGACCTGAAGGCCTTCGATGGCCAGTTTGAGGATGTTGGGGGTCAGCTTGGAGGCCTGCTTGAAGGAGAAGTTGCTCCAGTcgatgatgaggatgaagcCGTTGATCTGGAGCTCCGGGTTCTCGATCAGAACCTCCAGGGAGAGCAGGATGGCCCGCAGGATGTCTGTGAACGAGTTCCTGATGGACGAGGACACGcttactgtgtgtgcgtgtgtgtgtgtgtgtatgtgtatcaCCAGCTAATCAATAGCTAAAGGGAGCGTGACGCCGTAAGTCTTAACTACAActgggtgtgtgttggtgtgtattTTTAGTCCAAGTACAGAAATGACTCATTAGGCTCTTTGTTGCTGTTAATCAAtggagacgtgtgtgtgtgtgtgtgtgtgtgtgtgtgtgtgtgtgtgtgtgtgtgtgtgtgtgttagttacCTGCTCTGGTCCCAGTTGGAGGCGAACAGGATGAGGATCTTTCGGCCATGTTGGTCCGGAGTCTCCAGTACACCTGGGAAACCATCCATCAGTGCCCGTTTAATACCCGGGTCGtccacctgacacacacacacacacacacaggttagattttcatcacttgtggggacactgcatagacttacattcatttcctggagacttaccttaACCATAACCCTTAACTTAATCTTAACCTTAAACCCAGTCTTCGTCctaaatttaatgatttacattatgggaacctgcattttgtccccacaagtatgGCGAGTCCCCTCAATGTGACAGTGTAAACATATTCATGTCCCGTGAGTAATGCAaggtcacacacatgtacacacattgTTGACTTTTGGGGACCCTTGACTTCAACCTGAGACCTCTTCCTCAGACAGTAAACAGACCTTGAAGCTCTGGAACATGTCAAGGTTCTGCTGTCGGAACTGGAAGTACTGGGCCAGCAGTCTGAAGGTCTCCATCTGGTCGAACTTCCTGGCTCTCAGGAAACGGAGGATGAAGTCGTCGTCCGTCCGCAGGAAGCCGATGTCCGGCCGCGTCACAATCATGTCCCGCACCTTTAATGAACACAGACGGAAACGCAGGACTGAACAGGAGTGGAGACGTCTTTCGGGTCTGAGGTCAGTCTGTTTGAACCGCCGCTCTGGATGAAGCCCCGGTGTTACGTGTTGTTTCATTAACTGCTAATGTGTTTTAAAGTACCACAAGACGGAAATACTGAACCTACAAGTACACTGTACACAGGGCAGGAGGAGCGTTTACTGCAGCCCTGCTCAGCGCTGCActtagataagataagataagataagataagactttattgagcCCACACTGGGGGGATTCAGTAACAGTAAcgggttctgtgtgtgtgtcacagcctgaccaatcatcttcctcctcaccaTGAACATACACTCTGCAGTTTATTCTGActccgtcctgctgccacaaacactacagcaccaaatgtggattcatctgctgctgaaaatagtccaaaCAAGTTCACTACTTCCTCctgttgagcagctgttttaaaaaatgaagctCTAGATTTGAGATTTACctcttcagcaggaaccaatgggcttgaaGCTGAgggccagacaggaagtcagacagtatCGAGAGACGGACTAACACCTTGTTTGTCTTGGCAAATGATATTTGTGGGGAATAGCAGCAGCGTAATACTCTACAAGCCGTGCTTGGAGCTGAATGTTAGCATGAacgtgctaacattagctaatcgCGGTCAGGTATCGTGTGCGTACCTGCTGGATGTCCTGGTGCAGCGTGTCCGGGTTTTCGTTCAGCTCTAAGCGAGCCTTCTCCGTCGTCTCGGAGCTCAAACCTGCGTGCAGATGCGTCATCATGGAGTCCAAACTGTTTCTGCACCGACTGTAGATGAAGAGCTTCGTCTTTCTGCCGTTTAAGCCTCTGAGCTTCgttccagctgctggacgtGTTTCCGGACGCTTCGGTTCTGTTCTACAATCTTCAGTGGCTCAGTTTGGTTGTCGAAGCGGTAAATTTGCCCTTTTATCTGAAACACAATCTtatgtgctgtctgtgtttgtgaagtCTTTGATTTTAAATTCCACATTTATAGAAAAAACTGAAACGCTCCTCAGCTGACCCCAGGTCTGGTCAGGGACAGACAGTCGCGGTGGTCTTTGACGGCGTTTAGCTGGACGGATCAACAATCGTCTCCGCTGTCTTCTTCTACATCGTTGGTTCTGAGGACGCTGGACGTccctgtttttggttttggattGTGGACTTGAGTCTGTTGCTGGTCCTCAGAGGGTCTCGGTCATGGCAGAGACGTGAACAGCACCTGAAGAAAGGACAGTCCTGGACTTCTCATCCTTTTTGTCCCGACTTTCTTCCCGTCGAGCGTCTCacagctccctcctcctcctcctgctctctgtcatCGTTCAGGTTCTGGTTTCAGGTTTTATCAGATGCTCTGCTTCCtcatgatgatgacgacgatgatgatgatgttctgcactggggtcaaaggtcagttaAGGCAGCTGGGTGTGATGGGGCGTCCTCAGCctacaggagagaggagagacgaggagTTACAGAGCACGAAGCCGTCTTTAAAGACCCTCTTTTCTGCTTCGTGGTCGACagtcaaaaatacacacacatagtatTTTATCGGCTGATTGCAGTATTTTTGAACCTTGTCAGAAGTCGATGCCTACATTCAATGAAAGTCGATTTACTGCAGCggtgtacatttactcaagtactgtgacTGAAGTACAATTTTAAGATATTTGTACTTAACTGCAACATCAAACTGACGAACACATTAATATATCAGTACTTAGAATATGTGTATATTatatacattattctgaaatgggccactCTActtaatgagtacttttactcttgGTGCTTTAAGCATGTTTtgacttttgtacttttactgaagaaaaatgATTAACTTcttggtggaggaagtattcagatcatttactgcagtaaaagtactattaacacactgtaaaatcctgcattcaaaaagcAAAGGTATGTCAATATAATCAGGAAAAAGTACTTCAATTAATCAAAGTActgagtgcagtaaagtgtctcctgtgtctgctgtcctcttgtctctggtctcatTGGATTACTGTGTCTCCTCaatcatgtctcagcaggatgttcctgttggagttggttgaggtggagctcagaAACTAATGATTCtcttcattctggatcaatctgctgatcatttctCCATTGATCCATTGATCCATtgatcgtttgctttggaaacattgtgaaaatagtgagaaatgtggtcacaatgagccaaagtgacaccttcaccgtgtttgtttggtccaaccaacagtccaaagctccacatgattacaaacacattcagatcattgagaggaaaagcagcaaatcaaacatctgagaAGATTAAACATCACAGGATTTGACAGAAAGAATCATTTTAATGATTATTCATGATTTTCTCTGAATCAACTTATTGATTTATCaactaatcgtttcagctgtgcttgtagaagctgtttttatttataactCTGTGTTAAGAGCTAAttagcaactgttagcatgctaacaggctgaactaagatggtgaacactgTCAGTATGATACCTGCTACTgatagcatgttagcatttagcacagcCTTGGAGCAGCTGGCGTGGCTGCAGTCgtgttttactgcagctgtATCTGGGACTGTTTTTGTCCTCCTTTCACTTCTGTTATGTTTGCCGTAGAAATCATGAAGCACCTTTTGTCTCTGCACATTTTGTCCGATCCATGATCATATCTCAGcccatattttttatttttcactccacatttactcatttacagccactgtgtgtgttcactcacagctgctgctgttcagtgtcAATGAGCGGGATCAATAAAGGTTagctttttccttcttttaacTTCAGCTCATATGGGGGTCGGGGCCTAAGATGACCTCCTGCCCACCCACCAAACACCCCACCCCCAACCCAACCCGTCCCCATCTGCCGCTCTCATTAATTCTGTCAGATGTTGTCCAATCCCTGTCCACTGAGACAACATAATGAAAACCAGAGACAGTGGAAGGTCCCACAGGGCTCTATTTCacatttccaccactgagaCATAAAAGCATCTGAGCTGCCTGGATGCTGCTCTGGTTCAATGATGGAGACAAAAACTGAAGGGGAATGTTGAAAATGGACGAAAACAGTCAGATTCCAGTCAGTGTCATGAGAAAAGTGACCCTTATGATGTGTAGGcagtgtgcgtgcgcgcgtgtccTCGCcaaatgtcctcacaaggaGGTAAAAATGTCAGAGCATCCTCCTCAAGTGAGCCCATTAGTGTGGGATGAGGCGCAGTTTGGtggattttactgttttttaaagaGATTCTCGTTGAAGGACTCACAGTGAAGCGACCCGCTAGGTGTGCTGGTTGAATCCCGGCCGTCCTGGCCGGCCCGACGGCCCTCCGGTGGTGGTGCTGATGCTGGGGACGGCGGCGGTGGTGGCCATCGGTATCCCGCGGACAAAAGAGGTTTCCGTCAAAATTAAAACCGACCGAACAGgaaaaaatctgaagaaaagtccctgaaGGCGTCAGAGGCGACTGGAGGCCGCGAGGATCCGTGCGGGCATCGTAACGTGCGGAGGACGATCACACCGAGATGCGTTTTCACTTTGTGCTCCGACGAGACGTCAGGATGCTCCCAAACCGTCAAGTTTTCAAAACGAACAGCGCGACTTCCGGTCATCACTGTCAAAATAAATGCCGTTTTGACCAGCTTCAATTTTGTCAGAGACCAAACCCACGAAGGTTCTCTGCGCTGATGAAATCACGACATTTCATGAAGTAAAATATAATCCATAATATCATAAGACTCCACGTTTCACTCTTCTTaacttttggcttttttttctgatgtattttttattgatttagtTAATATCGTTAATAGCCAAATATAAACCAATACActgacataaaaaaagaaagaaaaacaattccCACACAAGCAGGCGTGTGTTTATACATATGAACACACAATCCTacatgcacaaatgaaaaatacatgcaGAAAATATATAATTCAGTTTGTTCATGATTTATATCGTATTGAGTTAGCTAAATAAACCAATACCAAATTTTTCTAATAGAtaaatggcagaaaaacaaTATATAGATAAAAAAGgataaagaaataaattacCCACACaagcagtgtgtgctgtgttcatCATCAAATATTCTATCAGTTAGATTTTTCAATCGATTAGCCTTCAAAACCTCAGGAAATGGTAAACATTttgtaaacattaaaatatcttgttttgtttgaacaaCTGATAATAGATGATATAATGACAAAATAGATACAATCAGGGAAGCAACGTTTTTGCCAGATAATTGACTTAAAAAATTAATCATTAACAGTTTtgataaatagataaaaaataACAGCACTAAGAgaaactgtctgtgtttgtaccGGACTGTTTTTCAACCAgacaataatcaatattttgatTCCAACAAGGTCTTTTggtacattttgtgtttgttttccaaaattACAAATTCCGCGCTTTAATTTTGAAGCCACGCTCTACTGGTTTCCGGTCGTTCTCCTGTTAACACAGTCTGACTTTACGTACCTGGACGCTGCTGCCTGTGTGACAGCATCTTGACGGCCATGCGCGTTCACGATGTAACCTGGACAGATTGTAGGTTGTAGTACACGAAGTATCTGAGGCGCGCGCACGGGTACACGCATTTATGCGCTTACAGGCTGCAGGAAGTCAGCGAAACAAAACGAATACTGTATTTATACACAGTATTTTAATTCACAGCATTTCCTACTTTTGCATCAGATGTATTTGCattattatgttatttattgttgtactttattattatacattattaCATATTTGATTTTTTATACTGTTATGAACCTATGAagttagaagaagaagaatattaAGTTACTGTTACTATTTTAACATTACTGCTcccgacaacaacaacaacaacaacaacaacaacaacaacaacaacatggctTCCGGTTTACaaattcttgttttgtttgtttgtttgtttttgtttttggcttgtgaACTTGTCCAGTGTCAGTGATTTAGGCTATATGTTGCAAATTTGCACAAAAGTGTGTTTTGGTCAATTTTTTTGTATAAATGCTCTTATTTCTGTCCAAAGGGACAAACTGTGCAGTAAAacttcattattcattcagtcattattGGTTAATATGTTCATTGCACTcaagattaatcaattaatcaatttcTCAAAGAAATATTAGCAAATTGTGAACATTTTCTCAGGGTAATGTCTTCAAaggtcttgttttgtccatctATAAGTCTAAACAGTCCAAAATTCAAAGATATTTACACTGACTTTAatcagagtgaaacagcaaCTCCTCACACTGGAGAAGACGGAATTAGAGACTGACTGACATATTCGCCTGAAAATATACTCAAACGATGAATTCATTATCAAAACCATTAATTTCGGTCTTTCAGCTAATCGATAAATGATTATTCGTTTCAGGCTCTATTACATATTGATGATAAAGCTCAAGAAGACCTCGATAAAcagtttcccctcagggatcaataaggTACTTCTGATTTCAGATTTCTGAGCGGCAGGTCGTTTATTATGAAGGCGCATTGAAGCTTCCTCGAAAGTTATGACGTATTTCCTGTTGTGCCAGAGTCCACTCAGCTGGGAAACACCTCACTGAAAGCTTCTCTACCTCGTTTCAGCCTTCGGGTTATTTTAAAAAACCCTTGTTACTGACTTTTAAATAATCTTTTTGTATTCGCGGAAGTTTATACGACAGTTGTCTGTAGTGTCACATCGCGGACGCTGCTGTCAGTTACTTTTTTTGGACGTTTCAGTCGCCCAATCTGCCCTCAGAgcgtgctaacgttagctcagcGGCTAGCCACCATTCACTCTTCAAGGCAAGAATCGATTAATCGTTCTGTAAACATGGATCAATCAGGGgtcacagcagaaacaccaaaGGTACGAAGCTCTcctgctttttctgtgtcttgtACTCGTCGTTTGACTTTACGGCGTTAGCTAGTATTAGCCTGCTAGTGTTAGCTTCTGGTCGTCATTATCCAACATGGCCTCGCAGTCAGTCTTGTCCTTAAAAGGCTGAAGTGAGTTCGCTGTGAGCGGACAGATAACCCCGCAGCTGTCGGCCGTTGGGTGTGCCAGGACTGCGCGTATTTTGGCACAAGTTCCACAGTGAAATAAACGGAGACGTTGACCTATTTGTGCTAACCGCGTCACTTCAGTCGCCAGTTAGCCTTGAAGTTACCCAAAGGAGACGATTACCACAGTGTGAATTCATAACCTAAAACGAACCTCTAGACTTAAAGTCCTATTAATCACGTCTTAACACGATAATATGGAGCGAACGATGGAACCCAGACTGTCAGACATCTTCAGGCTAAAGGTTAAATGGTGACAAATGTCGCAGCTAACAGTTAGCAGAGCTGTGTCTTTCCATGTTTTGGTGTcagtttaattatttttaattagtcGTGTTGATATCCAACGTGTTCATGAGTGTTCATGTTTTACTTAAAACAAACGTgttattaatttaatttaagaATTTAACTTCGAAATGTTGTGGGCGTGTCCCTGAAGGAGGCTGGGGGCGGGGTCCGCTCAGACAGGTCTCaacatgtctgtgtctcacttcttcttctgtggtttctgtcactgtgactcACTCTGTATTTCTGCTGCGTCACTCTGTAAATGACGTAATGCGGCCTGGTTTGGTTTGGTGTTTTCCATCTGGACATTTTAAGCTTGTAGCGTGTTTCTCTCAAGATTTCCACTTGTCCACCTCCatattttgtcttctttctttctttttgacattttacagatcaCAAGACTCACTGAGTATTGAAAATAATCTAATGACAGAGCACCATGTTGTCAGGGGTCATGATGACCTCAGTGAACCTCGTGGTCAAACTTGAATGACATTAGAATAAGGAGAGTCTGTGATCCAAAGCGGGATATTGatcacaaagtgtgtgttttcttgccCAGAGCCCGTGGGGCCCAGTGGGCCCGGCGGCCCCGGCCTGCTCCCTGGCCGATGTGATGAGCGAGCAGCTGgccagacagatggaggaggaggagaacgcCTTCCCTGCGCTCACTGAGTCAGTCTAAAGTGTAAAATGCTTCATTAAGATGTTTCTGAACTCGCCTCTGATTGGTCTGATTGATTAGCCGGTTGACATTTCGGCAGGTTATCAATCAGCTGCAGTGGAGCTCGTGCTCTGAAACAGTTTTTAGTGGTTGTGTAATGAGGACTTTAATTAACttattcatttctgtatttgatGAAAATGCTTTACATCAACAGAGCGACTGAATAAGAGTCTGAACGATCAGTTTTGAAATTCAAGTTTGTTTGAGTTTCTttgttcagtcagtgtgaaggattattgtttatttaattaACTGAACATTAACATAAATTAAATGGATTGTTATCAAGGAGGAACCAGTCCCTGTGTCTTTGTTGTCCTGTCGCTCCTTCTTTACCCTccgtctccgtctgtctccgtccgtctgtctgtctctcagtcccGGGGCGGAGCTGTTGTTGTCAGATGAAGTTTCGGATACGACCAGCGACCTGATGCTCGCCCAGATGCTACAGATGCAGTTCGACCGCGAGTTTGATGATCAGCTCCGGCGAGAGGAGAAGAAGTTCAACGGGGACAGCAAAGGTAGAACCACAGCAGTGAGACACACTTACGAAGACACAGTCGTCCAGCTGCAGTCCGTTAAAATACACAGACGCAGGAGTTCAAGAACGATGAGCGGGATCAGTTTTTCAgggc from Chaetodon auriga isolate fChaAug3 chromosome 21, fChaAug3.hap1, whole genome shotgun sequence encodes the following:
- the LOC143314461 gene encoding clavesin-1-like — its product is MMTHLHAGLSSETTEKARLELNENPDTLHQDIQQVRDMIVTRPDIGFLRTDDDFILRFLRARKFDQMETFRLLAQYFQFRQQNLDMFQSFKVDDPGIKRALMDGFPGVLETPDQHGRKILILFASNWDQSRNSFTDILRAILLSLEVLIENPELQINGFILIIDWSNFSFKQASKLTPNILKLAIEGLQDSFPARFGGIHFVNQPWYIHAMYTIIKPFLKDKTRKRIFLHGNNLNSLHQLIQPECLPSEFGGTLPPYDMGIWARTLLGPDYNDETEYTLTYDALHVRENCGGGGGDKEMMKRSQSAVEPGTLRQTDRDTSTPLLALD